The following proteins are encoded in a genomic region of Gossypium hirsutum isolate 1008001.06 chromosome D05, Gossypium_hirsutum_v2.1, whole genome shotgun sequence:
- the LOC107939968 gene encoding pectate lyase isoform X2 — MRGEPMWKFVMALVSLSNLRRISLSMAFKSITLFLPRVARSRMVKTTMGYGVTATEMGSLFLEQPMFGSTIFPFTIALMALSMSFKDQLMLPFLTATSLTTTIADKKMQVTVALNHFGKGLVERMPRCRFGFIHVVNNDYNHWFLYAIGGTNNPTIISQGNRYSAPGFGAKEVTCRGLLKPAQWKNWNWVSQGDHFESGAFFTPSGNPSASKRFGADKMMPFKPGQMVPELTKYAGPLSCSIGRPY; from the exons ATGCGAGGGGAGCCAATGTGGAAGTTTGTAATGGCGCTGGTATCACTATCCAATTTGCGAAGAATATCATTATCCATGGCCTTCAAATCCATCACATTATTCCTGCCAAGGGTGGCTAGATCAAGGATGGTGAAAACCACCATGGGTTACGGGGTGACAGCGACGGAGATGGGGTCCCTCTTTTTGGAGCAACCAATGTTTGGCTCGACCATCTTTCCCTTCACCATTGCGCTGATGGCCTTATCGATGTCGTTTAAAGATCAACTGATGTTACCATTTCTAACTGCCACTTCACTGACCACAACAAT TGCCGACAAGAAGATGCAGGTCACTGTTGCTTTGAACCACTTTGGTAAAGGATTGGTGGAGAGGATGCCTAGGTGCCGATTTGGTTTTATTCATGTCGTCAACAATGACTACAATCATTGGTTCCTGTatgccattggcggcaccaacAACCCTACAATTATCAGCCAGGGAAATAGGTATTCAGCGCCAGGCTTTGGGGCTAAAGAGGTGACCTGTAGAGGCCTCTTAAAGCCGGCACAGTGGAAGAATTGGAATTGGGTATCACAAGGTGACCACTTCGAGAGTGGTGCCTTTTTTACACCATCCGGTAATCCAAGTGCCAGCAAGCGGTTTGGTGCCGACAAAATGATGCCTTTCAAACCCGGTCAAATGGTCCCCGAACTCACAAAGTATGCCGGACCACTCAGCTGCTCAATCGGCCGTCCTTACTAA
- the LOC107939968 gene encoding pectate lyase isoform X1, with translation MRGEPMWKFVMALVSLSNLRRISLSMAFKSITLFLPRVARSRMVKTTMGYGVTATEMGSLFLEQPMFGSTIFPFTIALMALSMSFKDQLMLPFLTATSLTTTIDSYSADKKMQVTVALNHFGKGLVERMPRCRFGFIHVVNNDYNHWFLYAIGGTNNPTIISQGNRYSAPGFGAKEVTCRGLLKPAQWKNWNWVSQGDHFESGAFFTPSGNPSASKRFGADKMMPFKPGQMVPELTKYAGPLSCSIGRPY, from the exons ATGCGAGGGGAGCCAATGTGGAAGTTTGTAATGGCGCTGGTATCACTATCCAATTTGCGAAGAATATCATTATCCATGGCCTTCAAATCCATCACATTATTCCTGCCAAGGGTGGCTAGATCAAGGATGGTGAAAACCACCATGGGTTACGGGGTGACAGCGACGGAGATGGGGTCCCTCTTTTTGGAGCAACCAATGTTTGGCTCGACCATCTTTCCCTTCACCATTGCGCTGATGGCCTTATCGATGTCGTTTAAAGATCAACTGATGTTACCATTTCTAACTGCCACTTCACTGACCACAACAAT CGACTCTTACAGTGCCGACAAGAAGATGCAGGTCACTGTTGCTTTGAACCACTTTGGTAAAGGATTGGTGGAGAGGATGCCTAGGTGCCGATTTGGTTTTATTCATGTCGTCAACAATGACTACAATCATTGGTTCCTGTatgccattggcggcaccaacAACCCTACAATTATCAGCCAGGGAAATAGGTATTCAGCGCCAGGCTTTGGGGCTAAAGAGGTGACCTGTAGAGGCCTCTTAAAGCCGGCACAGTGGAAGAATTGGAATTGGGTATCACAAGGTGACCACTTCGAGAGTGGTGCCTTTTTTACACCATCCGGTAATCCAAGTGCCAGCAAGCGGTTTGGTGCCGACAAAATGATGCCTTTCAAACCCGGTCAAATGGTCCCCGAACTCACAAAGTATGCCGGACCACTCAGCTGCTCAATCGGCCGTCCTTACTAA
- the LOC107939975 gene encoding pectate lyase-like, with protein sequence MLFGASDSYSADKKMQVTVALNHFGKGLVERMPRYRFGFIHVVNNDYNHWFLYAIGGTNNPIIICQGNRYSAPGFGAKEVTYRGLLKPAQWKNSNWVSQGDHFENGAFFTPSGNPSANKQFGANKMMPFKPG encoded by the coding sequence ATGCTGTTCGGAGCGAGCGACTCTTACAGTGCCGACAAGAAGATGCAAGTCACTGTTGCTTTGAACCACTTCGGTAAAGGATTGGTAGAGAGGATGCCTAGGTACCGATTTGGTTTTATTCATGTCGTCAACAACGACTACAATCACTGGTTCCTATatgccattggcggcaccaataaCCCTATAATTATATGCCAGGGAAATAGGTATTCAGCACCAGGCTTTGGGGCTAAGGAGGTGACCTATAGGGGCCTCTTAAAGCCGGCACAGTGGAAGAATTCGAACTGGGTATCACAAGGGGACCACTTCGAGAATGGTGCCTTTTTTACGCCATCCGGTAATCCAAGTGCCAACAAGCAATTTGGTGCTAACAAAATGATGCCTTTCAAACCCGGTTAA